The Pseudodesulfovibrio sp. zrk46 genome contains a region encoding:
- the asnB gene encoding asparagine synthase (glutamine-hydrolyzing), translating into MCGITGFLLKNAAWSDEVMSQAVHEMNDTLAHRGPDDSGIWVDKTAGVAFGHRRLSILDLSPLGHQPMQSVSKRYSLIFNGEVYNHLSLREELAASGYEFRGGSDTETMLAAFEAWGIRKAVTRFIGMFAFALWDNVNRKLFLCRDRMGIKPLYYGLVSSALVFGSELKAIRAFPEISLSVDREALSLFFRHNYIPAPYSIYKEIKKLEPGMLVQFDGSGRLIDEDKYWSPSDVWDHGIRNPFLGTEEDAVVELEKILTDAVGLRMLSDVPLGALLSGGIDSSVVTALMQKQSAQPVKTFSVGFQEAAFNEAEFARKVASHLGTDHTELMVSPQNLLDAVSEMPTIWDEPFADSSQLPTLCVSRLARQSVTVCLSGDGGDELFYGYQRYQWMDSVWRQLSRFPLSVRKLLAHARHLPKELFSLLGSKGTKIHWRLEALGLESFSDLYRYFVSHHKNPATFVLGGSEPQVHPFKAIVGSDRMSDMALCDVQTYLPDDILTKVDRASMATSLEMRVPILDHRVAEFASTLPTSYKYENGKGKRVLREVLYKHVPRELVERPKMGFGVPIERWLKAELRDWAEALLDENLLRSQGYLDAGAVTKMWREYLQGQVNWNYYLWDVLMFQLWLKENHQI; encoded by the coding sequence ATGTGCGGTATAACGGGATTCCTGCTGAAAAATGCAGCCTGGTCCGATGAGGTGATGTCGCAGGCAGTGCACGAGATGAACGATACGCTCGCGCACAGAGGTCCTGATGATTCGGGCATTTGGGTCGACAAGACCGCCGGAGTCGCATTCGGGCATCGCCGTCTGTCTATTCTTGACCTGTCGCCTTTGGGGCATCAGCCGATGCAGTCAGTCTCGAAGCGATATTCGCTGATCTTCAATGGAGAAGTGTATAACCACCTCTCCCTTCGTGAAGAGCTGGCTGCCTCTGGCTATGAATTCCGTGGCGGCTCAGACACCGAGACCATGTTGGCGGCCTTTGAAGCGTGGGGCATTCGCAAGGCGGTGACGCGTTTCATAGGGATGTTCGCCTTTGCCCTTTGGGACAACGTCAACAGGAAGTTGTTCCTTTGCCGGGACCGTATGGGAATCAAACCACTGTATTATGGCTTGGTTTCCAGTGCACTGGTGTTCGGCTCGGAGCTGAAAGCGATTCGAGCTTTTCCTGAAATTTCTCTCTCTGTTGACCGTGAAGCCCTTTCCCTGTTCTTCAGGCACAACTATATTCCCGCTCCATACAGTATCTACAAAGAGATCAAGAAGCTTGAGCCCGGCATGCTGGTGCAGTTTGATGGCTCCGGTCGCCTGATTGACGAGGATAAATATTGGTCGCCAAGCGATGTCTGGGACCATGGCATTCGTAATCCGTTTCTCGGTACGGAAGAAGATGCCGTCGTCGAGCTGGAAAAAATTCTGACTGATGCCGTCGGCCTCCGCATGCTTTCTGATGTGCCCTTGGGAGCCTTGCTCTCTGGCGGAATAGATTCTTCCGTTGTCACTGCCTTGATGCAGAAGCAGAGTGCTCAGCCTGTGAAAACTTTTTCGGTAGGATTTCAGGAAGCCGCATTTAACGAAGCAGAATTTGCACGCAAAGTGGCATCCCATCTAGGAACTGACCACACGGAGTTGATGGTCAGCCCGCAGAATTTGCTTGATGCCGTTTCTGAGATGCCCACAATTTGGGATGAACCTTTTGCTGATTCTTCCCAGTTGCCAACCCTGTGCGTCAGTCGGTTGGCCCGCCAGAGCGTGACGGTGTGTCTTTCCGGCGATGGCGGGGATGAGCTTTTCTATGGATATCAGCGTTATCAGTGGATGGATTCTGTCTGGCGTCAGCTTTCCCGATTCCCACTCTCTGTGAGGAAGCTACTGGCGCATGCCCGACACCTTCCCAAAGAACTCTTTTCCTTGTTGGGAAGCAAAGGAACCAAGATACACTGGCGACTCGAAGCGTTGGGGCTTGAGTCCTTTTCCGATCTGTATCGCTACTTCGTTTCACATCATAAAAATCCGGCGACATTCGTGCTTGGGGGCAGTGAGCCTCAAGTGCATCCGTTTAAGGCCATTGTTGGCTCAGACAGAATGTCGGACATGGCTTTGTGTGATGTGCAGACATATCTGCCTGATGATATCCTTACCAAGGTCGATCGTGCGAGCATGGCAACGAGTCTGGAAATGCGAGTGCCTATTTTGGACCATCGGGTGGCTGAATTTGCATCCACTTTGCCAACTTCATATAAATATGAGAACGGCAAGGGAAAGAGAGTCCTGCGCGAAGTGTTGTACAAGCATGTTCCAAGGGAGTTGGTGGAACGCCCGAAGATGGGCTTCGGTGTTCCCATTGAACGATGGTTGAAGGCCGAGTTGAGAGACTGGGCTGAAGCGCTTCTTGATGAAAACCTGCTCCGTTCACAAGGTTATCTTGATGCTGGTGCTGTCACGAAGATGTGGCGTGAATATCTTCAGGGTCAAGTGAACTGGAACTACTATCTTTGGGACGTATTGATGTTCCAGCTGTGGCTGAAAGAGAATCATCAAATCTAA
- a CDS encoding MBOAT family protein, translating to MWIGVGLNVLLLAYFKYVDFFIGNFNFVTDSKWDTLGIAIPLGISFFTFQQIAYVVDCSEGRADKCSFSDYALFVSFFPQLIAGPIVHHREMMPQFKAPDSMKVDIENVIRGGSLFVIGLAKKVVVADSLATYANNVFASADEATLISSWLGALAYTFQLYFDFSGYSDMAIGAARIFNIKIPFNFDAPLRSPNIIEFWRRWHITLSNFITSYIYTPMVRAWGKFSLSYSLISLVLTMLIAGLWHGAGWTFVIFGGINGVALAVNHYWRHRRYGMPRVLGIVLTFLTFMISLVWFRAESCGVALDLLAGMVGLHGVALPASLAGWLNGIGLGSVMEGNTFAYLTDWGFRGDILEFFFFFMVAVLLAFFGKSSHKLAYEMPLTSRNAVFLGLLTTLAVVHLKNAKVFLYFQF from the coding sequence ATGTGGATCGGCGTTGGGTTGAACGTTCTGCTGCTCGCATACTTCAAGTATGTGGACTTCTTCATTGGCAATTTCAATTTCGTCACCGATTCCAAGTGGGATACTCTGGGCATAGCGATTCCATTGGGGATCAGTTTCTTTACATTCCAACAAATCGCCTATGTCGTGGATTGCAGCGAGGGGCGAGCCGACAAGTGCTCGTTCTCGGACTATGCGCTGTTCGTTTCCTTTTTTCCGCAGTTGATCGCCGGGCCCATTGTGCACCATCGGGAGATGATGCCCCAATTCAAGGCGCCTGACTCCATGAAGGTCGATATTGAGAATGTCATACGAGGAGGCAGTCTATTCGTTATTGGCCTGGCAAAGAAGGTCGTTGTGGCGGATTCACTTGCGACGTATGCCAACAATGTTTTTGCGAGCGCAGATGAGGCTACGCTGATCTCATCATGGCTTGGGGCGCTGGCGTATACCTTCCAGTTGTATTTTGATTTTAGTGGCTACTCGGACATGGCCATTGGTGCAGCGAGAATTTTTAACATCAAGATTCCGTTCAATTTTGATGCGCCTTTGCGATCTCCGAACATCATTGAATTTTGGCGTCGTTGGCATATCACCCTCAGCAATTTCATCACCTCGTACATCTACACGCCAATGGTCAGGGCCTGGGGGAAATTCAGTCTTTCCTACTCTCTGATCAGCCTGGTTCTCACCATGCTTATCGCTGGCTTGTGGCATGGAGCTGGCTGGACGTTTGTCATCTTCGGTGGGATCAATGGTGTGGCCTTGGCTGTAAACCACTATTGGCGTCACCGTAGATATGGCATGCCCAGAGTTTTGGGGATTGTCTTAACGTTCCTGACGTTCATGATCTCTCTGGTCTGGTTCAGAGCAGAGTCCTGCGGTGTTGCCCTTGATCTGCTTGCAGGAATGGTGGGGCTGCATGGTGTGGCGCTCCCCGCATCACTTGCAGGATGGCTCAATGGCATCGGACTCGGAAGTGTAATGGAAGGGAATACCTTCGCATACTTAACGGACTGGGGTTTCAGAGGCGACATTCTCGAGTTCTTCTTCTTTTTTATGGTGGCCGTGCTCCTTGCTTTCTTTGGAAAAAGTTCGCACAAGCTGGCGTACGAAATGCCCCTTACTTCAAGAAACGCCGTATTTCTGGGCTTGCTGACCACGCTTGCCGTAGTGCATTTGAAGAATGCCAAGGTGTTTTTGTATTTTCAGTTTTAA
- a CDS encoding HAD-IIIC family phosphatase, with amino-acid sequence MKDVLDYPFDFREILMAKRELRKKFSSHDSYLEKKVAILGGSTTAEVRDLLDLFLLQKGIKASFYESSYNRYYEEAVFDSAELDQFNPDLVFIHTSVRNLFAAPQVGDSKEAIDGLVSDVLDHFSTVWDRLTEKFNCTIIQNNFELPAFRSLGNIDGVDGRGLTTFVGKLNDAFADKATERQSLIINDIHYLSAQIGLDRWHDTQMWHAYKYALSHEGMPYLANQVAGIASAAFGKSNKCLVLDLDNTLWGGVIGDDGVDGIRIGSEGTEAAAYLEFQKYILALKERGIILAVCSKNEHENALEGLNHPDCLLKPDDFAVIQANWEPKAGNIEAIAETINIGKDSLVFVDDNPVERKAVREWVPEVTVVEPDGDIASYIRCLDRMQLFETVGVASEDLARSQYYVENAKRAQVKKSFSDYGDFLDSLEMTMQVSGFEGQYQERITQLTNKTNQFNLTTKRCSSAEVAEMENDANTISLCARLTDKFGDNGIISVMVGSIEDAVCSIDLWLMSCRVFKREAEYAMFDVFVEHALRHGVKELRGTYKRTPKNDIVSKLYEELGFECEQSEENDESRWTMVIGPDYKPMNKHIKVEQI; translated from the coding sequence ATGAAAGATGTCTTGGATTACCCATTTGATTTTCGAGAAATATTGATGGCCAAGAGGGAGCTGCGCAAGAAGTTTTCCAGTCATGACTCCTATTTGGAAAAAAAGGTCGCCATTTTAGGTGGCTCTACGACCGCAGAAGTTCGGGATTTGTTGGATCTCTTTCTTCTTCAGAAGGGGATCAAAGCATCTTTTTATGAGTCCAGTTACAACCGGTACTACGAAGAAGCTGTTTTTGATTCTGCTGAGTTAGATCAGTTCAATCCGGACCTGGTGTTCATTCACACATCCGTCAGAAATCTGTTTGCTGCCCCGCAGGTTGGTGATTCCAAGGAAGCCATTGATGGATTGGTCTCCGATGTACTCGATCACTTCAGCACAGTTTGGGATCGCCTGACCGAGAAATTTAATTGTACCATTATTCAAAACAATTTCGAGCTTCCGGCCTTCCGGTCACTGGGCAATATTGACGGTGTTGATGGCCGAGGCCTGACTACGTTTGTTGGAAAATTGAATGACGCTTTTGCAGATAAGGCAACTGAAAGACAAAGTCTTATCATCAACGACATCCACTACCTTTCTGCTCAGATCGGGCTGGACCGTTGGCACGATACGCAGATGTGGCATGCGTACAAATATGCCTTGAGCCATGAGGGCATGCCTTATCTCGCCAATCAGGTCGCAGGAATCGCGTCTGCCGCATTTGGCAAGAGCAACAAATGTTTGGTCCTGGATCTGGACAACACTTTGTGGGGCGGTGTGATTGGTGATGATGGTGTCGATGGTATCCGAATTGGTTCTGAAGGCACGGAAGCCGCTGCATACCTTGAATTTCAAAAGTACATTCTTGCATTGAAAGAGCGAGGCATTATTCTCGCAGTTTGTTCCAAGAACGAGCACGAGAATGCCCTTGAAGGGTTGAATCATCCCGATTGTCTGTTGAAGCCGGATGACTTCGCTGTGATTCAGGCAAACTGGGAACCCAAGGCCGGTAATATCGAGGCGATCGCCGAGACCATCAATATCGGTAAAGACAGCTTGGTGTTCGTGGACGACAATCCTGTGGAGCGAAAAGCGGTCCGCGAGTGGGTCCCTGAAGTGACCGTGGTGGAACCTGACGGAGACATCGCTTCATACATCCGGTGCCTTGATCGCATGCAATTGTTCGAGACCGTAGGGGTTGCCTCTGAGGATCTGGCGCGGAGCCAGTACTATGTGGAGAATGCAAAGCGGGCTCAGGTTAAGAAGAGCTTCAGCGACTATGGAGATTTCCTTGATTCTCTTGAGATGACGATGCAGGTGTCGGGGTTTGAAGGTCAGTATCAGGAGCGTATTACCCAGCTGACGAATAAAACCAATCAGTTCAATCTCACGACTAAGCGGTGTTCCTCTGCAGAGGTCGCGGAGATGGAGAACGACGCAAACACGATCTCTTTGTGCGCTCGATTGACTGATAAGTTTGGAGATAATGGCATCATTTCGGTCATGGTTGGTTCCATTGAAGATGCGGTTTGTTCCATAGACTTGTGGCTGATGAGTTGCCGCGTTTTCAAGAGAGAAGCTGAATATGCCATGTTTGATGTGTTCGTTGAACACGCTTTGCGGCATGGGGTAAAAGAGCTGAGGGGTACATACAAGCGAACCCCGAAGAACGATATTGTCTCCAAGTTGTATGAGGAACTTGGGTTCGAGTGTGAGCAAAGCGAAGAAAATGATGAATCTCGTTGGACAATGGTCATAGGACCTGATTACAAGCCAATGAATAAGCACATTAAGGTAGAACAGATATGA
- a CDS encoding acyl carrier protein — protein sequence MSNDILNKVTEIVRGILAQDDLVLTPETVVKEVERWDSLMNINIVMALEAEFNFRFDLGELDSLQTVGDILSTIESKTN from the coding sequence ATGAGTAATGATATTCTGAATAAGGTGACTGAGATAGTTCGAGGCATCCTTGCTCAAGACGATCTGGTGTTGACTCCGGAGACTGTCGTGAAAGAGGTGGAACGATGGGATTCCCTGATGAACATCAATATCGTCATGGCCTTGGAAGCTGAGTTTAATTTCCGTTTTGATCTGGGCGAGCTTGATTCTTTGCAGACAGTTGGGGACATCCTGTCCACCATCGAAAGCAAAACGAACTAG
- a CDS encoding MaoC/PaaZ C-terminal domain-containing protein: MERIFTAQDQGLFAQLSGDRNPVHVDPEAARRTLFGNVVVHGVHMLLWALDCAFKDQEAAVIESVSAHFMKSLEVGEAVCTNHEWNEDTLTVELLRDGELVLKGQVVISAPDEAFGKGIGAIEVKDEVQHLTSADLESECSGEFELAYDGQVGKELFPELVEKIPQRQLASLLGATRVVGMRCPGLHSIFSRLDLKKSSMDDSSVVRYSVGRFEPRFSLVEVDYNASGLEGRIHAFLRPAPVEQPSCATIAAHVEEGEFAHIKGLVVAGSRGLGEVVTKLLAAGGADVRFTFHSGEKDAHALQAEVRGCGGACEAFKLDVLAPEEGIQAIQKDDWHPTHMFYFATPKIAESEGTLFSHEDFQRFSSYYVDALFKLVETVEKASQIHVFNPSTVFVDNCPHGLAAYAAAKASSEFLCRHLHEAKRVAEVSMPRLPKMKTDQTNSLIPTQREEPLAVMLKALRDVVAKDKK, translated from the coding sequence ATGGAGCGAATCTTTACTGCGCAGGATCAGGGACTGTTTGCGCAGTTGTCCGGTGACAGAAATCCTGTACACGTCGATCCCGAGGCCGCACGTCGGACTCTTTTCGGGAACGTTGTCGTTCATGGCGTGCATATGCTGCTTTGGGCACTCGATTGTGCCTTCAAGGATCAGGAAGCAGCAGTCATTGAATCGGTATCTGCTCACTTCATGAAGAGCCTTGAGGTAGGCGAGGCTGTTTGCACTAACCATGAATGGAATGAGGACACACTCACTGTCGAACTGCTCCGTGATGGCGAGCTTGTTTTAAAAGGGCAGGTCGTCATTAGCGCTCCAGATGAGGCCTTTGGGAAAGGGATCGGGGCCATCGAGGTGAAGGATGAGGTGCAGCACCTCACGAGTGCCGACTTGGAGTCCGAGTGTTCCGGTGAATTTGAATTGGCCTACGATGGACAGGTGGGGAAAGAACTCTTTCCAGAGTTGGTCGAAAAAATACCGCAGCGACAGTTGGCTTCATTGCTCGGGGCAACCCGTGTCGTGGGCATGCGGTGTCCTGGACTGCACTCCATCTTCTCCCGTTTGGATTTGAAAAAGAGCTCTATGGATGATTCCTCGGTTGTTCGCTACAGCGTTGGTCGATTTGAACCTCGTTTCTCGCTGGTGGAAGTTGATTACAATGCTTCCGGCCTCGAAGGGCGTATTCATGCATTTCTCCGACCTGCGCCTGTCGAGCAGCCTTCCTGCGCAACCATAGCTGCCCACGTTGAAGAGGGAGAGTTTGCCCATATCAAGGGCCTTGTGGTGGCAGGCTCCCGCGGACTTGGTGAAGTGGTAACCAAGCTGTTGGCTGCGGGCGGGGCTGATGTACGCTTTACTTTCCACTCCGGTGAAAAGGATGCCCATGCACTGCAAGCCGAGGTCAGGGGCTGCGGTGGAGCATGTGAGGCCTTCAAGTTGGATGTCCTTGCCCCTGAGGAAGGGATACAGGCGATTCAGAAAGATGATTGGCACCCGACCCATATGTTTTATTTTGCCACGCCCAAGATTGCTGAATCTGAAGGAACGCTGTTCTCTCATGAGGATTTTCAGCGGTTCTCATCCTACTACGTTGATGCCCTTTTCAAGCTGGTAGAGACCGTGGAGAAGGCCTCGCAGATCCATGTCTTCAATCCCTCGACAGTATTTGTAGATAATTGTCCACATGGTTTGGCGGCATACGCTGCAGCAAAGGCTTCCAGTGAATTTTTGTGTCGTCATCTGCATGAGGCAAAGCGTGTGGCTGAAGTCTCAATGCCGCGTCTTCCCAAAATGAAAACCGATCAGACGAACAGCCTTATTCCTACACAGAGGGAAGAGCCGCTGGCCGTCATGCTTAAAGCCCTGAGAGATGTCGTAGCTAAAGACAAAAAGTAG